The Symbiobacterium terraclitae genomic sequence GTTGGCGTTGAGGACCGCGTACTCCGAGACTTCCTTCAGCGCCGGGCCGTGGGCCAGCACGTAGGCGTAGGCCCTGACCACCACGCCGAAGTTGCCCCAGAAGGCGTGCAGCTTGCCGATGGACTGCGGGCGGTCCCAGTCCAGGACGTACCGGTCGCCCTGCTGCTCCACCACCGGCACCGGCAGGAAGGGCACCAGGTGGGACTTGACGCCCACCGGGCCGCTGCCGGGGCCGCCGCCGCCGTGCGGGGTCGAGAAGGTCTTGTGCAGGTTGATGTGGACGACGTCGAAGCCCATGTCGCCCGGCCGGGCATAGCCCATGATGGCGTTCAGGTTCGCGCCGTCGTAGTAGCAGAGCCCGCCCGCCTCGTGGACGATCTCGGTGATCTCCTTCACGTGCGGGTCGAAGAGCCCCAGGGTGGACGGGTTGGTCATCATCAGGGCGGCGGTCTTCGGGCCGACCGTCTGCCGCAGGGACTCGAGGTCGATGGAGCCGTCGGGCATCGACTTCACCGGGACCACCCGGTAGCCCGCCATGGCGGCGGTGGCCGGGTTGGTGCCGTGGGCCGAGTCTGGCACGATGACCTCGTTCCGCTCGCCCTCGCCCCGCGCCTCATGGTAGGCCCGGATCAGCAGGATGCCGGTCAGCTCGCCCTGGGCGCCGGCGGCGGGCTGGAAGGTCATCCGGTCCATGCCGGTGACCTCGCAGAGCCACCGCTCCAGGGTGTGCAGCAACTTCAGGTTGCCCTGCACCGTCTCGGCCGGCTGCATGGGGTGGGTGAGGGCGAAGCCCGGGATGCGGGCTGCCTCCTCGTTTACCTTCGGGTTGTACTTCATCGTGCAGGAGCCCAGGGGGTAGAAGTCCACGTCCACCCCGTGGTTGAGCCGGCTCAGCTGGGTGAAGTGGCGGACGACCTCGACCTCCGAGAGCTCGGGCAGGGCCGGGGGCACCTGGCGGAGCAGGTCCGCCGGAATCGCCTCGGAGATCTCCACGGCCGGCACGTCCGGCGCGGGGAACGTCACCGCCCGCTTGCCCGGGGTCGACTGTTCGAAGAGCAGCGGTACCAGGGCCATCCTACTTCACCTCCCCGAGCGCAGCCACGAGGCGGTCGATCTCCGCCCGGGTCCGCTTTTCGGTGACCGCCAGTGTGACGGCGCCGGCCGCCCCGTCCAGGAGCTCCGGATAGGCCGCACCGGCGTCGATGCCGCCCAGGATCTTGTGGCCCAGCAGGTGCCGGCTGACCGCCTGCGCCGGTGCGGGGGCGAGCACGGTGAACTCCTTGAAGAACGGTGCGCTGCCCGCCAGCCGCCAGCCGGGCAGGGCCGCGATCTGCTGCGCCGCGTAGTGCGCCTTCTGCAGCGAGAGGTTGGCCACCTCGCGCAGCCCCTCCTTGCCGACGAGGGCCAGGTAGACCGTGGCCGCCAGGGCGATGAGCGCCTGGTTGGTGCAGATGTTGGAGGTGGCCTTCTCGCGGCGGATGTGCTGCTCGCGCGCCTGCATGGTCAGCACGAAGCCGCGCTGGCCGCGGTTGTCCACCGTGGCGCCGGCGATGCGGCCGGGCATCTTGCGGGCGAAGCGCTCCCGGGTGGCCAGGATGCCCAGGTAGGGCCCGCCGTAGGAGAGGGGAACGCCGAGCCCCTGGCCCTCCGCGACGACGATGTCCGCGCCGTAGTGGCCCGGCGCCTCGAGCAGGCCCAGGGAGACCGGGTCGACGGCCACCACGAAGAGGCCGCTCATCCGGTGCACGATCGCCTCGATCTGCCGCACCTGCTCCAGGTAGCCCAGGTAGTTGGGGGTCTGCAGCAGCAGTCCGCCGACCTCGTCGGTCATCAGCGCCTCAAGGCGGTTCAGGTCCAGCGTCACGCCGTCCAGCGGCACCTCGATCAGCTCGACGCCGACGCCGTGCATGTAGGTCTCCACCACCCGCCGGTAGTGCGGGTGGACCGACCGGGCGACCAGGAGCTTCGACCGGCCGGTCTGGTTGACCACCATGCCGGCGGCCTCCGCCAGGGCCGAGGCGCCGTCGTACATGGAGGCATTGGAGAGGTCCATGCCGGTCAGCTCGCACATCAGGGACTGGTACTCGTAGATCGCCTGCAGCACGCCCTGGGAGATCTCAGGCTGGTACGGGGTGTAGGCCGTGAGGAACTCGCCGCGGCGGAGCACCGCGTCGACTGCGGCGGGCACGTAGTGGTCGTACGCGCCGCCGCCCAGGAAGCAGGCGTACTCCGCCGTGTCGGCGTTCTGCGCGGCCAGCTCCCGCAGGTGGGCCAGGATCTCCATCTCGGTCAGGGCCGGGGGCAGGTCCAGTGGCCGGTTCAGGCGTACCTCTGCCGGGATGTTGGCAGCGAAGAGCTCCTCGGTGGAACTGACGCCGATATCCCGCAGCATGGCCGCCTTGTCGGCCTGCGTAATCGGGATGTAGCGCATCTAGCCCTCCTTGGTGAACGCCTCGTAGCCCGCCGCGTCCAGCAGGCTGTCCAGCTCGGCCGGATTGGCGATCTCGATCTTCAGAATCCAGCCCTCGCCGTAGGGATCCTGGTTGATCAGCTCCGGCGAGCCCTCCAGCTTGGTGTTGACCTCGACCACCTTGCCGCTGACCGGGATGTACAGGTCGGAGACGGTCTTCACGCTCTCCACCACGCCGAACTGCTCGTTCTGCTTCAGCTCGCGGCCCACCTCGGGCAGCTCGACGAAGACCACGTCGCCCAGCTGGTCCTGGGCGAACCAGGTGATGCCCACCACGCCGACGTTGCCCTCAACCCGGATCCACTCGTGCTCCTTCGTGTACTTCAGATCCGCCGGAACGTTCGCCATCGTGCGCGTCCTCCTCGTGCCACGTTTTTCGACATGCCGCCTAGCGCTTGTGCGGCGAGCGGTAGAACGGGGTCTCGACGACCCGCGCCTTCAGCGCCCGGCCGCGGATGATGACCTCCACCTCGGTGCCCACTTCGCTGTGCTCCACGGGCACGTAGGCGAGGCCGATGTTCTTCTCCAGGGTGGGCGAGAAGCTGCCCGTGGTCACCTCGCCGACCGTCTGGCCGCCCACGGCCACCGGATAGCCCTGCCGGGGGATGCCGCGGTCGATCATCTCAATACCCACCAGCTTGCGGGTAAGCCCCCGCTCCTTGATCTGCGCCAGGGCCTCCCGCCCGATGAAGTCCACGCCCTTCTTCAGTTTCACGGCGAAGCCCAGGCCCGCCTCCAGCGGGTTGTGCTGGTCGCTGATCTCGTGGCCGTAGAGCGGAAGCTTGGCCTCAAACCGGAGCGTGTCCCGGGCGCCCAGGCCGCAGGGCAGGAGCCCCTCGTCCTCGCCCGCCTCCAGGAGCGCCTCCCAGAGGGCAGCAGCATCCCCGGCCTTCACGTAGATCTCGAAGCCGTCCTCGCCGGTGTAGCCCGTGCGGGAGAGCACCAGGGTCGGCACGCCGGCCACCGTCACGCCCATCTTGTGGGTGAACGGGGCCATCTCAGAGAGCACCGCACCCGGCGCCAACGGCTGGAGGATCTCCTCCGCCTTCGGCCCCTGCAGGGCGAGCAGGGCGATCTCGTCCGACCGGTTGACCAGCTCCAGGTTCCTGAGCCCAGCCCGCTCCCGGGCGACGTTGATCCACTCCCAGTCCTTCTGGGTGTTGCCGGCGTTGACCACCAGCCAGTACCGGTGCTCGCCGAGCCGGTAGACCAGGATATCGTCGACTACGGTGCCGTTCTCGTAGCACATCAGCGAGTACTGGACCTCGCCGACGGCAAGCTTCGCCGCGTTGTTGGTGCTGACCAGCTGGATCAGGTCAAGCGCCTGCGGACCCGAAATCTCGAACTCGCCCATGTGGGAGACGTCGAAGAGGCCGGCCGCCTGCCGGACGGCCCGGTGCTCCTCGATCACGCCGGCGTACTGCACCGGCATCTCCCAGCCGCCGAAGGGCACCATGCGCGCGCCGAGCTTCTGGTGCAACTCGTAGAGGGGCGTCCGCTTCAGTGATTCGTTCACCACCACACCTCGCTTTCACCTTGCTTAGTCTTACCAGCCAATGGGCGGCACTACTCCGCTTCCGGGGCGGCAAAAGGGGGACAGACCCGACACCCGGGCCCGTGCCCGCTGTGCGCCCTGTCCCCCGGAGGTTCAGAGTCCGTCCGGACCCGGTCGCCGCTGCCTGAGAGATTCTGCCCGCCCCCAGCCAGACCGGGCATTGCTCCTTCGGCGCCCTCCTCAGGGGAGGGTCTCTTCCGAGTCCATCATCCGTCTTTATGGGGATTGTCGGCAACAGTATTCCCTACGAAGACCCAAAAATCCTCCTCGGTGGACACCGCCAACCGGTCACCCGGACGGGTCTCCCCGGACGCCCCGGCGGGCAGCTCCAGCACCGCCCGCGCACCGGGAACCGCCGGGCTGATTCGCCACGGCGGGAACGACGCGAGGACGCGCAGGACCCGCCCTTCCCGGTCCAGGAAGAGCAGGTCGATCGGAAATCGCATGAAGTGGGTGTGCACCTGGCGGCAGGGCTCCAGCCAGAGCCCCTCGCCGGGGGCGAGGGCGGGGCGGAACATCAGGCCCAGGAGGCGCAAGCGAAAGGTATCAGCCCGGCGAATGCGGTCGCCCAGGACGAGGCCCCGGTTGAGGTTGCGGACAATCATCGTACGGCACACCCCATGGTCTCCCCTCTAGAGCCGCATGAGCCAGGCCTTCGGCTCGTACCGCGTCACGTCGTTCACCACTTCCGCCCGGATGGTGTTCACCACGGCCCAGACCTCCGTGACCCAGAAGGGCGCGTCGCGGATGGCGAAGCGCCGGTCTGCCTCGGAAGGGGCGTGGAGCGACAGGCGCCACTCGCTCTCCACCTGCCGCACCACCGCGGCGACGGTCCTGGTGGATTCGTCCACCCCCACAAGGTAGGTCGCGGCGGCGGAACCCTCCGGCGACCAGTCGACCTCCCCCGACCCGCTACGGCAACCAGCCGGGATGGGGACCACCTGTTCACGCCCGGTCGCCACGTGGCGGATGCGGACTGCCGCCCAGGGAGGCATGTCCGGTCCCCATCACCGGCGCAACAGGGCGAACCCGACCGCCATCGCTCCCGCAAGGCCGAAGGAGCTCAGGATGATGACGAAACGGTGGCGCGAGATCGTGTCATCCCGCACGCGGCACCAGATCCAGGCGAGCCACCCCGCCCCCAGGATGACGGGAATGTCCAGGGGAAACCCCCTGAGCGAGACCAGGTCCGGCCACAGTCCGTGAACCGCGAGGTCGGCCACCAGGAGCCAGGCCATCACCCTGTAGCCGAGGTTGCCTGCCGCGTTGTCGACGGCCACCGTGCGCTCATCAACATCGGGCTTTTTCATCACCTGTCACCTCCTCCAGGTAGAACAGTTCCGTAACCGCCTTCCCCAGGCAACGGGCCAGCACGAAGGCCAGGAGCGTGGAGGGGACGTACTGGCAGTTTTCGATGGCGCTGATGGTCTGCCGCGTGACGCCGGCCATGTCTGCCAGCTCCTGTTGCGACAGATGCTGCTCGATCCGCGCGGCGCGCAGGCGGTTGCGCAGTTCATACTTCGCCACGATCTCATCCTTCGCCACGATCTCATCACCCTTCGTGGCAATTGTACGAGAATCCAGCCGGAATGTAAAGTATACCGGACATAGTTCGGCAGAAAATCCCACTGACCTGGCGAACGAAGGGGTGTCCGGTCCACCCCTCCGCTCTCGTGGGCGGACCGGACCACACGCAGGCCCCGGTGAACTCAACAGACCCCGGGCACTCGGCGCTGGCGTGTCTGGCAGAACACCACACAGGCACCGGTATCAGCATCGCAACCTCCCGGCCGGCGTGATCAGACGAGGGCCGAGCACCGCGCGTGCTCGGCCCCCGTGCTTCCTACCCGCCGGGCCGCCAGATCGCCGGCTTGCCCAGGCTGCGCGCCCCGTCCCACTGAACCGTGACCACGCCGCCCGGCGGCACCTGCCAGTCCCAGAGGCCCGTGCCGGTCAGGTGGGCGAGCAGCGTGCGGATCACCCCGCCGTGCGTCACCACGACGGCGCCATCGCGCCGGGGAAGGGCTGCGAGGGCACGGCGGCGCAGCGACGATACGCTCTCCCCGCCGGGAGGAGACGCCCGCTCCGGGTCGGCCATCCAGGCCGCGAGCTCACCCGGCCACCGCCGGGCGATCTCATGGTGGGTCAGCCCGGAGAAGCGGCCGAAGTCGAGCTCCCGCAGCCGGGGGTCGGGCACAGGCGTAAGGCCCGTGGCCTCCCCGATGCGCCCGGCCGTCTGCAGGCACCGCTGGAGGTCGCTTGTGCGGATGCACGTGACGGGACACCGGCTCAGGTACCTGGCGGCCAGCCTGGCCTGGGCCTCCCCCGCCCTGCTCAGCGGGTGCTCCCCCCAGCCGATATAGCGCCCCTCGGCGTTGGCGGCCGTCTCTCCGTGGCGGACAAGGTACAGCGTGAACCTCACGGTCTGGCCACCTCCTCTGCGACGCGGCGCAGGTGGGCCACCAGCCGCTCGTGCTCCGCACGGGTGCGCACGGCCAGCCGCATGTGGAACGCGCTGAGCCCGGCGAAGGAGCGGCAGTCCCGGATGAGGATCCCCAGCGGCCCCAGGCGCTCCTGGATCTCATGTGCCGGAAGGGGGGCGCGCACCAGCACGAAGTTGGCCGATGGCGGGTAGACGACAAAGCCCGGCAGGCTGGCGAGTTCCCCGGCCAGGTAGGCCCGCTCCTCCCGCACCCAGCGCCGGGTGCGTGCCGCGTACTCCCGATCGTGCAGTGCCTCAAGCGCCGCGGCCTGGGCCGGGCCGCTCACGCTCCACGGATCCCGGGCCGCATCCAGCGCGGCCACCATCCACGGCGGGGCCACCGCGTAGCCCACGCGCAGGCCGGGCAGGGCGTAGAACTTCGTCAGGGAGCGGACGACGA encodes the following:
- a CDS encoding histidine phosphatase family protein, whose product is MRFTLYLVRHGETAANAEGRYIGWGEHPLSRAGEAQARLAARYLSRCPVTCIRTSDLQRCLQTAGRIGEATGLTPVPDPRLRELDFGRFSGLTHHEIARRWPGELAAWMADPERASPPGGESVSSLRRRALAALPRRDGAVVVTHGGVIRTLLAHLTGTGLWDWQVPPGGVVTVQWDGARSLGKPAIWRPGG
- the gcvPA gene encoding aminomethyl-transferring glycine dehydrogenase subunit GcvPA — encoded protein: MRYIPITQADKAAMLRDIGVSSTEELFAANIPAEVRLNRPLDLPPALTEMEILAHLRELAAQNADTAEYACFLGGGAYDHYVPAAVDAVLRRGEFLTAYTPYQPEISQGVLQAIYEYQSLMCELTGMDLSNASMYDGASALAEAAGMVVNQTGRSKLLVARSVHPHYRRVVETYMHGVGVELIEVPLDGVTLDLNRLEALMTDEVGGLLLQTPNYLGYLEQVRQIEAIVHRMSGLFVVAVDPVSLGLLEAPGHYGADIVVAEGQGLGVPLSYGGPYLGILATRERFARKMPGRIAGATVDNRGQRGFVLTMQAREQHIRREKATSNICTNQALIALAATVYLALVGKEGLREVANLSLQKAHYAAQQIAALPGWRLAGSAPFFKEFTVLAPAPAQAVSRHLLGHKILGGIDAGAAYPELLDGAAGAVTLAVTEKRTRAEIDRLVAALGEVK
- the gcvPB gene encoding aminomethyl-transferring glycine dehydrogenase subunit GcvPB, with the protein product MALVPLLFEQSTPGKRAVTFPAPDVPAVEISEAIPADLLRQVPPALPELSEVEVVRHFTQLSRLNHGVDVDFYPLGSCTMKYNPKVNEEAARIPGFALTHPMQPAETVQGNLKLLHTLERWLCEVTGMDRMTFQPAAGAQGELTGILLIRAYHEARGEGERNEVIVPDSAHGTNPATAAMAGYRVVPVKSMPDGSIDLESLRQTVGPKTAALMMTNPSTLGLFDPHVKEITEIVHEAGGLCYYDGANLNAIMGYARPGDMGFDVVHINLHKTFSTPHGGGGPGSGPVGVKSHLVPFLPVPVVEQQGDRYVLDWDRPQSIGKLHAFWGNFGVVVRAYAYVLAHGPALKEVSEYAVLNANYVMAHLKKYYDVFVDRYCMHECVLAARTLKQETGVKTLDVAKRLLDEGVHPPTIYFPLIVEEALMIEPTETEDKATLDRFIDAMIRIHDEARSNPEHVKAAPHKTPVGRLDEALAARRPNLRYKREQC
- a CDS encoding DUF192 domain-containing protein → MIVRNLNRGLVLGDRIRRADTFRLRLLGLMFRPALAPGEGLWLEPCRQVHTHFMRFPIDLLFLDREGRVLRVLASFPPWRISPAVPGARAVLELPAGASGETRPGDRLAVSTEEDFWVFVGNTVADNPHKDG
- a CDS encoding helix-turn-helix transcriptional regulator, which encodes MAKDEIVAKYELRNRLRAARIEQHLSQQELADMAGVTRQTISAIENCQYVPSTLLAFVLARCLGKAVTELFYLEEVTGDEKARC
- the gcvT gene encoding glycine cleavage system aminomethyltransferase GcvT codes for the protein MNESLKRTPLYELHQKLGARMVPFGGWEMPVQYAGVIEEHRAVRQAAGLFDVSHMGEFEISGPQALDLIQLVSTNNAAKLAVGEVQYSLMCYENGTVVDDILVYRLGEHRYWLVVNAGNTQKDWEWINVARERAGLRNLELVNRSDEIALLALQGPKAEEILQPLAPGAVLSEMAPFTHKMGVTVAGVPTLVLSRTGYTGEDGFEIYVKAGDAAALWEALLEAGEDEGLLPCGLGARDTLRFEAKLPLYGHEISDQHNPLEAGLGFAVKLKKGVDFIGREALAQIKERGLTRKLVGIEMIDRGIPRQGYPVAVGGQTVGEVTTGSFSPTLEKNIGLAYVPVEHSEVGTEVEVIIRGRALKARVVETPFYRSPHKR
- the gcvH gene encoding glycine cleavage system protein GcvH, which translates into the protein MANVPADLKYTKEHEWIRVEGNVGVVGITWFAQDQLGDVVFVELPEVGRELKQNEQFGVVESVKTVSDLYIPVSGKVVEVNTKLEGSPELINQDPYGEGWILKIEIANPAELDSLLDAAGYEAFTKEG